The Cryptococcus gattii WM276 chromosome B, complete sequence genome has a segment encoding these proteins:
- a CDS encoding uncharacterized protein (Similar to TIGR gene model, INSD accession AAW42011.1) codes for MPSQRVILVTGASGGIGRATSIALSNTFPSPAQPEQLVLVLVGRRQAELEETGRQCRDGTLIEVATGDASNEEDVKRIFEIVKSKYGRLDVLFNNAGINDKSPGEFEDQDMDVFRRVLDINIMSAVLFTKHAFHLMKAQEPQGGRIINNGSISATSPRPNNTAYTLSKHAIHGLTRSTSLDGRKYHITCTELDIGNAATDLGSHVKAGSLQADGTKKVEPLMHVDNVAKTVAFIASLPAEADILSLEIIASGMPYVGRG; via the exons ATGCCTTCACAAAGAGTAATCCTAGTGACAGGTGCCTCAGGCGGCATTGGTCGTGCCACTTCCATCGCTCTCTCCAATACTTTCCCTTCACCTGCTCAACCTGAACAGCTTGTTCTTGTTCTTGTCGGCCGACGGCAAGCAGAGCTTGAGGAGACGGGAAGGCAGTGTAGGGATGGGACATTGATAGAAGTTGCCACTGGAGATGCTAGCAATGAGGAGGATGTAAAGAGGATCTTTGAAATCGTAAAGTCCAAATATGGCAGACTTGATGTCTTATTCAAT aatgCCGGTATCAACGACAAGTCTCCGGGAGAGTTTGAAGACCAGGATATGGATGTGTTCCGAAGAGTATTGGACATCAATATCATGTCTGCTGTCCTC TTCACGAAACACGCTTTTCACCTCATGAAAGCTCAGGAGCCTCAAGGTGGTAGGATTATCAACAATGGTAGCATCTCTGCTACAAGTCCCCGACCCA ACAACACCGCTTATACTCTTTCTAAGCACGCCATCCATGGTCTGACTCGCTCAACATCCCTTGATGGACGAAAATACCACATCACATGCACTGAGTTGGACATCGGTAACGCGGCTACCGATCTGGGATCACACGTCAAGGCTGGGTCGCTTCAGGCAGACGGCACAAAGAAAGTTGAGCCCTTGATGCACGTGGATAATGTGGCTAAGACAGTAGCATTTATTGCGAGTCTTCCCGCAGAGGCGGATATATTAAGCCTGGAGATCAT TGCTTCTGGTATGCCATATGTTGGACGAGGTTAA
- a CDS encoding Macrolide-binding protein FKBP12 (Similar to TIGR gene model, INSD accession AAW41744.1), which yields MFRSILTTSRPLARQPLRQFTTTAIKMGVTVENISAGDGKTFPRPGDSVTIHYVGTLLDGSKFDSSRDRGTPFVCRIGQGQVIRGWDEGVPQLSVGQKANLICTPDYAYGARGFPPVIPPNSTLKFEVELLKVN from the exons atgTTCAGGTCTATTCTCACCACCTCTCGTCCCCTCGCTAGACAACCTCTCCGGCAATTTACTACTACAGCTATCAAAATGGGTGTTACTGTTGAG AACATTTCTGCTGGTGACGGCAAGACCTTCCCCCGTCCTGGAGACTCTGTTACCATTCACT ACGTTGGCACCCTCCTTGACGGTTCCAAGTTCGACTCTTCCCGAGACCGTGGAACCCCATTCGTATGCCGAATTGGTCAGGG CCAAGTCATCAGGGGTTGGGATGAGGGTGTTCCTCAGCTCTCCGTCGGCCAAAAGGCTAACCTCATTTGCACCCCTGATTATG CCTACGGTGCTCGGGGTTTCCCTCCTGTTATCCCCCCTAACTCCACTCTCAAGTTTGAGG TTGAGCTCCTCAAGGTCAACTAA